GGCTGACGGTCCAGCCGCGCGCCTGCGCGTACGCGAGGAACAACCCGATCGCGCCGGCCGTCAGCAGCGTGCCGAACACGCCACCCCGCAGCCCGAACGCGCTGGTACCGGCGAGCAGTGCGGCGCCCACCGCCAGCACCGTCCAGTCCAGCCCCACCGCCGGCGCCACCGCGCCGTCCGTCGAGGCGATCAGCACGCCGGCGAACACCGCCAGCACGGTGGAGCAGACGTACCCACCGGTGGTCACGACGGCGGCCCACGCACCCCGCCGGCGGGCCGGGTCGGCGACCGGCCGGAACCGACCGACCACCCGGCGGATCGGGCTGACCGCCCCGAACAGCCCGCCGAACACGGCGAGCGCGGCGAAGCCGACGAAGATCTGCCCGGCCGTGCCGAGCGGATCGTAATTCCCCTGCACCAGCACGGGCGCCGACCGCTGCTCGACATAGATGATGACGCCGGCCGCGCCACCGAGGCTGGCCGCCCAGCCCGGCACGTGCAGCAGCACCACGACCAGTCCCAGCAGCAGTCCACCGACCGCGGCCACCGCGGCGGCCGTACCGACGCTGACGAGCACGCCCCGGTCGCTCTGTTCGGCGAAGTGCAGGCCGGCCGCGACCGCCACCGGCCCGATCGCGAGATTGACCGCGGCCGTCCGCAGGCTCAGCCCGGCGGCCAGGGCCAGCAGGCCGACGCCGACCACGTCGACGATGAGGCCGCGCAGGCCGCTGCCCCGCAGCACTGCCGGATCCTCCTGCCACACCAGGTAGACCAGTGCACCGAAACCGAGCAGCAGCAGCGTCTCCCAGACGATGTAGACGCCGAAACGGTCCCGGCCCGGCTCGGTGTCGGGGTCGTCGAGGACGGCCTCCGCACCGGTCGCGGGAACGGCCGAGGTGGGCTCCGGCTCTCCGCTGCGGCCCGGTTCGTCGTACCCCATGATTTCTGCCTCCCAGCGGCCGCCCGGACTCCACCGACGCGCGGGCGGGCCGGCGGCGGGGCGTTGCCTTGCGGTCGCAGGCACCGTACCCGCGCTCCGGAGCCGGGCGGAACCCCCCGGCCAGGGCGGGTGTCGAAGTCCCGGCCTATCGCCGGCCCGGGTGGTTCTCCCAGTCGTCCGGCTCGTGCTCGTCGTCGGGCTGGTCCGGCACCCGGCAGGACCGCTCAAGCCAGAGCGCGGCAGCCACCAGGGCGGCCGACGCCAGCAGGCCGGCGACGGCCGCCGGGCGGTCGTCGGCGGCCGCCCGCGTCGACTGCACGAACAGCCAGCCCGTCAGCCCCGCGTACGCGCCGGTGAAGATCGCGCCGACCAGCGCGGACGCCTTGGCCAGCACGACGAACCGGGCAACCATCAGCGGGTTGACCGGATCACGGCCCGGTCGGCGCTCGATCCGGCCCCGGGTGTTGATCGCGGCGTACGCCTCCAGCACGGCGAGTCCGGCGAGGGTGACCACCGGTAGCCACGGCAGCGGCGGCAGTCGGTCGTAGTAGAAGCTGCTGATCAGCAGCCAGGCGACCGCGGCGGCGGCGAGGGCGGCCACCACCAGGGTCGAGATGCGGGTCGGACCCATCCGCGACCCGTCGGGCGGTGGCGACACGCTCATGCCGGGCTCACTCCG
This is a stretch of genomic DNA from Micromonospora sp. WMMD1082. It encodes these proteins:
- a CDS encoding ABC transporter permease, which encodes MGYDEPGRSGEPEPTSAVPATGAEAVLDDPDTEPGRDRFGVYIVWETLLLLGFGALVYLVWQEDPAVLRGSGLRGLIVDVVGVGLLALAAGLSLRTAAVNLAIGPVAVAAGLHFAEQSDRGVLVSVGTAAAVAAVGGLLLGLVVVLLHVPGWAASLGGAAGVIIYVEQRSAPVLVQGNYDPLGTAGQIFVGFAALAVFGGLFGAVSPIRRVVGRFRPVADPARRRGAWAAVVTTGGYVCSTVLAVFAGVLIASTDGAVAPAVGLDWTVLAVGAALLAGTSAFGLRGGVFGTLLTAGAIGLFLAYAQARGWTVSRWAVGAAVLAVGLVVTRLVETYGRPVSAPGALPVPPAPPMDATTGGGWSVSRPEPVGDWPPVLPAQPIVSTADPWGSRQWESGPRSWESDDR
- a CDS encoding DUF3180 domain-containing protein; translated protein: MGPTRISTLVVAALAAAAVAWLLISSFYYDRLPPLPWLPVVTLAGLAVLEAYAAINTRGRIERRPGRDPVNPLMVARFVVLAKASALVGAIFTGAYAGLTGWLFVQSTRAAADDRPAAVAGLLASAALVAAALWLERSCRVPDQPDDEHEPDDWENHPGRR